Genomic DNA from Oryza sativa Japonica Group chromosome 5, ASM3414082v1:
tagtagattattataatcatcTCCTTTGGTTGAAACCTTAAGAAAGTGGGTGTTTAGATCGagtggtgtaaagttttgacgtgtcacatcggatattatatagggtgtcacatggaatgttcgggcactaataaaaaaactaattacataatccatcagtaaaccacaagacgaatttattaagcctaattaattcatcattagcaaatgtttactgtagcaccacattgtcaaatcatggagcaattaggcttaaaagattcgtctcgcaaattagtcgcaatttgtgcaattagttattttttagcttatatttaatactttatacaggtgtttaaacgttcgatataacatggtgtaaaattttggggtgggatcTAAGGGCCAAAGTAACAAAGTGTGCTTAGAAGAGAGCCCCTTGAGCTACAACAGTGTATATGAACAGCGAAGCTGATGCGAGGATCTACATAATCTCTGCACAAAGTGAGAACTACATTGTACTGAGGAGTACTACAACTTAGCAAGTGACCAATGCATTGCTGCATGAGAGTGTGTGCCGGCCAAATCCAGAGCTCTCCCTAGATAGCTCACATTTTGCAACAGCAgcagagctagctagctgcaatgCAACCATGAAGCGTTCCATccatcagcagcagcatctgCCAAACTTTTCTCATATGCATTTGCAGCTTCAGTCTCACTGGTCAGCTGCAGTGCCATGGAGCTGACTCATGGCTGCATGCATATGCTTGGCTGCTTGCTTGCTGTCCCAGAACTGGAAATCGGAGGCTAGCTACTGACGGCCATTAAAATCGCAGAAATTCCGGTTATTACAAAGTCTGCATGTACAGCACCATCACTGTGTGCACTGCAAGCCTGCAGCTTGAACACATGCATCGCATTTTGGTTTTTGAGCTTAGCTAGCCGAAATGCATCCTCCTTGTCCCATTGCTAGCTCTGAATTTTTCTGATGCATCATGTTCAGACATCGTGTGTGTAGGGCTGTAGCTTGCCTTCGGTGGTAAGGAGGGGAACATGGTTCATGGCTCTGCTGCTTGTGCTgcatcaggaattcaggattGTGTTCTTGCAGGATAGTAGGCAGAGACAAAGTTAAGAGTCTGAAGTCTTAACAAGTTTGTGGCTCTGTGCATGGAGATTCACGCATTGGGTTCTTGTCATGATGTTTAATTGTTAGTTATTGTCTCTAGCAAAAGATTCATCTAAGACTCTAGGTCCTCTGATTACAGATGAGCCAGTTTAGCAGTAAAAAGTTAAGGTTTAAATTTtgcattatatttttgtagCATGCTATTGTGTTAGCATCTTTCTTGGATACATTTTATAAACTTGACAAAACTTCCAGAACCAAACATGTTACTTACTCCAAACTAACCTACACATTAAACTTACCAAGCCAGATTTGACTTCTGACAGAAGCAAACCAAACATATCTACCAAAAACtctggagaaaagaaaaactctctGACACAACAGACTATATCTTACCAAAAGATAAAAAAGGAGGGGATAGAGAAGTCACAGATGCAAAGTACAACCCAGATTGTAGCAATGTATCCTCCTTATTTTTAATCATCAGAGTCACCCAGAGATTTCGGTAGGGCACACAAAGAGTAACTTATTTTGTCATCAActaatataactaaaataatacTCTAGTTAAAAAAGCTGAGTTAATGTCTGAAACATCCGTTTCTTCCTCAGTTCATCCTCATCTCCCTATTTTGGAGTTCTGAAAATTATTGTATGTGAGCATAACAAACAGGCCATTTCATCACCTTGGCCCTGAGAGCTCAACAGCTTCCAACTGAATTGAATTGCACTCATCTGAAGCAAAATTTACAGGGGATGACAGCATGAACTCCGGCGTGCTCGGTTTCGATCTCTCGGCATCTTTCAGAGTCTCCCATTTCTCCACAACTGAACCATCACTCTCTTGCAGCATTCCAGCAATCTCAGCCATACTTGGTCGTTGGTCAGGGTTGTACATTGTGCAGAGCAAAGCTATCTTAACCATTTCCTCCAACTCAGCAATGACATAGTTGTCTCTCAGTCTACTGTCCACAAATGACCTTAGCTTATTTCCTTCAAGAAGCTCCTTTGCCTGCAATAGGTATGCACGATTGTGTGTGATTAATAGCAGTTCATGGCAATTGAAATAAACTAAGAAACATTGTTTTTGAGAATTATTGAAGTGCATGTGCATAAATAAGATCTTGTACAGTGGAGTTACTTATTTCCATATTTGGCCAAAGTTTCACACTGGTATATGTGTTAACAAATGTTaatcttcaatttttttctccatTGATATTTTTTCTCTCAACCAAgataatattttcataaatgtgtttttttgtcatatttcaGTTTGCTGATATACTATTTTGTACCATTGGATTGTATTCTATTGGCATGAACACAACCAAGTATGTACAATATTAGGAGTTAAAGCTATGGAACTTGTGGAAATGAACTAAATCAAAACATCACACTTTTTTAATTATGGAACAGAATAAGCTGAACTTgtagagggaaaaaaaacagggAGTAGCTAGTAATTTACCCAATCAAGAATTCCTCCCTCCTGATACTCATCCTCATGAAGCTCCATCGTTTTCCGACCGGTGATTAACTCGATCAACAAGAATCCGAAGCCGTAAACATCGGTCTTCTCTGATGTTTGGCCAGTCATCAAATACTCTGGAGGAATGCGTCCCATTGTCCCCCTCACTGCTGTGACAGCATGAGACTCACCATGATCCAAAAGTTTTACAAGTCCAAAATCTGCCACAACTGCTTCAAAATACTCATCAAGGAGAACATTGGAGGCCTTTATGTCGCGGTGGATAATTTTCGGATCACATTGCTCATGCAAATAGACCAACCCGCGTGCCGCGCCTAGCGCTATCTTCCTTCTCCTTGTCCAGTCTAGAGTAGGTTTACCACCCACATATTCTGACAAAGTGAGGAAAAACAGTTAGTTCAATTTGCTCATAGAAAATGAAAATACTTAGTTCAGAAAACATTGTTTGTGTGTGGCAATGAATGAAGAACTTATACATCATTTTCATATAATTCTTTTCACCAGTCAATGCCCTATTGACTCAGTTTCATACTAACACAAATATATGTAATGAAGTCTATAggaacaaacaaaaacaaacatgATGACTCTAATCTAAAGAAAGAACAGAACAACTGAAAATAAAGAACTCTGTACTATATATCTTTTGGCTTTCTCCCAAATGCCGGGTCAATGTATTTATATTCGGTCTAAAAATACTGAAAATAAACATGAATGTCAGTCTGTCAGAGAAAGGGTAAATCCCAAGgacacttaaaaaaaaaacatctgatTGTTTAGAAACATCATGTATCAACTAATAGATACCTTTTGTTATACATCCTTTGGAGGGAGACAATAATGACAGTACACAAGATGCACATAGTTTTTAGCACTTGTACCATTAACAGTATAATATGCATAGACCAAGAAAACAAATGTGATGGTAAAATATAGACCACCTTACATAAACATTTGCAAATAAGGCAAGGACAACATGTATAATCACCTTACATATGGTTAGCTAAGGTATATTATGTTATTATAGTGTTCCATCTTTGATTGGTAGGCtatcaatattttcttttcattttgaaaaatcAAGGCAAATCTCAAGTACACACCAACTTTAACTTTGATATATTCAGAAAGTGCACTATagttttttaatgaaaaaaacTAACATGTAGTACATATTTTTGAGAAATATATTACTGCCTTGTATAATTAACATCTATACTTTACATCCATTAGAAAATATAGGACTTTGAGAAAAATAGGACTTTGGCATGCCCCATGTGTGTCAGTGTACATCATGCATAAATGACAAAAGAATATACTGAAGCATGGGACTAACCTTGTAATTTAGAAGAAACAGTTCCATTTGGCATGAAAGGGTATACAAGGAGCCTTTCAGTGTCTGTAATACAGAACCCAGTAAGACGAAGGAGATTGCGATGAACAATCAAGCTTATTACTTCAACTTCTGTGTGGAACTGATCATCCCCACAAACAGAAAAACAATCTTTCATCCTTTTAACAGCAACAATTGTGCCATCGCGCAAGCGACCCTTGTATACTATTCCAAATCCTCCCTGCCCCAAAATGTTTCTTCGGTCGAAGTTATTGGTAGCTTCTTTGATCTCCTTGATCATGAACTGCTTCAGATGGCCTAGGTATATTTCTGGTCCTGGATAAATATGATCACATTCAGGAATCAGAGTACTGCACAGTAAAATTAACATAACTCTATAGTCATGCTATTGAAGAAATAGTTAAAATGCCTAAACTGAGGAAAACACGGTATTTGGCTAGAGCCCAAATGTTGTATCATACTTAGAAATTGTTGGTGTTTTTAATCTAAAAAGACAAAAATGGGAAAACTATACATAAGCATATATGAAAAGCAACCATGCATGGGCATGACTAGTATCAACACAAAAATATGATTAGTTATGTGAAATGTTAATGCAGTTCGACCCCTCTGCACTATTAGGATTTTCTTATCAGCATTGAATTGGTTCTCATATATTATATCCAGTTGTTAACCATGTACCAAATGGTAGCAAAGCTAAATCAATGGTCAAAGGGAAAGAGATCCACACAAAAATATGAATATCAAACTTTTCGAGTCAGTGCACatgatagaatatctttaaaaaaaggTGCAGAAagattataatatatttttctagaaagtCTAATATCTAAATGTCCTACTGCAGATCAAGATTAACAAGCTCTGGATCTCTCCCTCACCTATACTTTTCAGCACATAAAAAAATGCCATGGCCACCCATATCCCACTCATGCCTCTCTTCGGACACAATCGGCACCACCTGTCAATTCCCCCACCTACCTATCTCATCTTCAACACCATAATTAGCTCCTCGTGACCAGGCCACCCATCCTAGGGCAGTGGCGGAGGATAAACTGAAAAAAGGCATGATGGCTGACACAACATTGCCACAATGATGCTTAACGGCAAACACCCCGTGTGGTTGTGCCACGTGCCCTAGCATGCACCACCGGGCGCTCAACGGCGAACACCTTATGCAGCTGTGCCACGTGCCGCCGGCCACTCCTTGGCTCCGCCGCACCTAGCCGCCACAAGCACCTCCAATCTCCCCTGCTCGGTCTCGACTATATATGGCGGCGCTAGGATTTGGTACTTATTGCTCTGACCTACCACCCATGGCCCACAAACTAGTATCATATATAATACCTATATTGAACCAGGCCCACGACCCATGAGCATATGGTGCGCTGTCGCCTCACACAGGCGAAAGGTGCATCCATGGGTTTTGTTAGCTAGAAACGCGAGGTCGAGAAGGGGGCGGGGGGGTGCTCGTTGGCAAATCAAGACTATATTGTGACATGCCATCTGCTCTGTCATAAGGGCTGAACCAGCCATGGGCCAAGCTAGTGTTTGCCCATTTGATCATGGTCCAACTTGTACTGTAGTCCAGATAGCCTAAGTCTTGGTTTCGCACATACAACTCTCATGCTCTATACCCTTCCGTATTGTTTTGTCATTCCCCTTTTGCCACTTCAGATGAACATGACCTCAACCATCACCATCTTTCATATCACACGCTCTACGGCACTTAATAATAACTCAACACTTTGAACCATCATTGGTGAACTCAAGCACAGTCAACATCCCCACTTGTCACAAGCACCGACGTCACATATTGCTGCACCCCATGCTACTTACCCTAAGGATCCAAAGTTGGGTAACCACTAACCAAAACACCCTAGAACCTGTACTATGACACAAAAGAATATACAACTCTATTTCGGTCAGTCTTATCTTTATATATAGTGTAGGAAGCATTGGCAAACAACTCTAAGTAAGCCTACCTCTGCTATGCATGTCAATCCATGACAATGTTCGTGGCTTGATCTCTTTAGCCCGATTGAATCATGAATAACCGTTAACCACGACAATGTCGTACCGTCATTTCAAAGACATGTACTCTATTTTCCTTAATTCTACCCCAAGTAAGGTTTGGTAAATAAAATGTTATAATTATATAACAATAAGAGAATGAAATAATGAAAG
This window encodes:
- the LOC9268978 gene encoding protein NSP-INTERACTING KINASE 3 isoform X2, giving the protein MDERRAAASLLAVLVLSLVVSASSAAAGVAPAAPPDVLSSPAAAAGEGEAEALLAVKAALHDTANVLADWNAGSGGVVVAGGGGGGGPCNWSMVTCSKTGHVSVLDLAHRNLSGTLSPAIGKLRRLRLLFLQHNAISGPIPDTIGRLKVLQTLDLAYNHFTGTIPSILGHSKGIFLMRLSHNNLSGSIPDSLATAPSIVLLDLSFNNLSGPAPVFSANSVFLRGNPLIQNFSCEGTCTSVIEETIAVPSAAEEPVAVSIEEPIIHRKGLAGTARRVSFYIAAVLLIVFLIAGFVASISQWRRRHQIFADFDGPEIYLGHLKQFMIKEIKEATNNFDRRNILGQGGFGIVYKGRLRDGTIVAVKRMKDCFSVCGDDQFHTEVEVISLIVHRNLLRLTGFCITDTERLLVYPFMPNGTVSSKLQEYVGGKPTLDWTRRRKIALGAARGLVYLHEQCDPKIIHRDIKASNVLLDEYFEAVVADFGLVKLLDHGESHAVTAVRGTMGRIPPEYLMTGQTSEKTDVYGFGFLLIELITGRKTMELHEDEYQEGGILDWAKELLEGNKLRSFVDSRLRDNYVIAELEEMVKIALLCTMYNPDQRPSMAEIAGMLQESDGSVVEKWETLKDAERSKPSTPEFMLSSPVNFASDECNSIQLEAVELSGPR
- the LOC9268978 gene encoding protein NSP-INTERACTING KINASE 3 isoform X1, whose product is MDERRAAASLLAVLVLSLVVSASSAAAGVAPAAPPDVLSSPAAAAGEGEGEAEALLAVKAALHDTANVLADWNAGSGGVVVAGGGGGGGPCNWSMVTCSKTGHVSVLDLAHRNLSGTLSPAIGKLRRLRLLFLQHNAISGPIPDTIGRLKVLQTLDLAYNHFTGTIPSILGHSKGIFLMRLSHNNLSGSIPDSLATAPSIVLLDLSFNNLSGPAPVFSANSVFLRGNPLIQNFSCEGTCTSVIEETIAVPSAAEEPVAVSIEEPIIHRKGLAGTARRVSFYIAAVLLIVFLIAGFVASISQWRRRHQIFADFDGPEIYLGHLKQFMIKEIKEATNNFDRRNILGQGGFGIVYKGRLRDGTIVAVKRMKDCFSVCGDDQFHTEVEVISLIVHRNLLRLTGFCITDTERLLVYPFMPNGTVSSKLQEYVGGKPTLDWTRRRKIALGAARGLVYLHEQCDPKIIHRDIKASNVLLDEYFEAVVADFGLVKLLDHGESHAVTAVRGTMGRIPPEYLMTGQTSEKTDVYGFGFLLIELITGRKTMELHEDEYQEGGILDWAKELLEGNKLRSFVDSRLRDNYVIAELEEMVKIALLCTMYNPDQRPSMAEIAGMLQESDGSVVEKWETLKDAERSKPSTPEFMLSSPVNFASDECNSIQLEAVELSGPR